A part of Desulfotomaculum nigrificans DSM 574 genomic DNA contains:
- the rlmD gene encoding 23S rRNA (uracil(1939)-C(5))-methyltransferase RlmD yields MAKLTPVKPGDIIELDVHGLGHTGEGVGRYQGLAIFVPGALPDERVRAVISQVKKSYARGKLIEVVTRTTDRILPRCPAAADCGGCQLQHLDYQAQLTHKTTLVKSALTRIGGLNDVPVRPTIGMEYPWHYRNKIHLHATQSAGRIKLGFFAEGTHQLTADISEQSCLLVNQEIIEVVAAVEELLNSFKIKSYDWESKQGLLRHVMIRRGYATGEIMVVLVTTAENWLTEQELAREIVNRHPRVVSVIRNINTNPGRLILGPQNQVLAGKDSITDRLCGLKFKISAASFYQVNPRQTEVLYNKALEFANLKGDETVVDAYCGIGTIASLLARHAGSVIGLEIVPDAVTDARENARLNNLFNIEFFNGSVERLLPEMVARGLRPDLVVLDPPRKGCEKEVLEAILKTQVPRVVYVSCDPATLARDLGILAGAGYEPAEVQPVDMFPWTCHVECVVWLKRKHSP; encoded by the coding sequence ATGGCTAAACTGACTCCGGTTAAGCCGGGGGATATTATTGAATTGGATGTGCACGGTTTGGGGCATACAGGTGAAGGAGTGGGCAGGTACCAGGGTTTAGCAATTTTTGTACCGGGGGCCCTGCCCGACGAAAGGGTGCGGGCTGTAATTAGCCAGGTTAAAAAATCCTATGCCAGGGGAAAGTTAATTGAAGTTGTAACCCGGACAACTGACAGAATCTTACCCCGGTGCCCTGCGGCTGCCGATTGTGGCGGCTGCCAGTTGCAACATTTGGATTACCAGGCTCAATTGACCCATAAAACTACCCTGGTTAAATCCGCCCTGACCCGTATAGGGGGACTTAATGATGTGCCGGTACGGCCAACCATAGGTATGGAGTATCCATGGCATTACCGCAATAAAATTCATTTGCATGCAACCCAAAGTGCTGGCAGGATTAAATTAGGTTTTTTTGCCGAGGGAACCCACCAACTGACGGCAGACATCAGTGAACAAAGCTGTCTGCTGGTAAACCAGGAAATCATTGAGGTTGTGGCCGCTGTAGAAGAATTGCTCAATAGCTTTAAAATAAAGTCTTATGATTGGGAGAGTAAGCAAGGGTTATTACGACACGTAATGATCCGCCGGGGGTATGCCACCGGCGAGATAATGGTGGTTTTAGTTACCACGGCGGAAAATTGGCTTACAGAGCAGGAGTTGGCCCGGGAAATTGTAAACCGGCATCCCAGGGTGGTGTCGGTGATACGTAATATTAATACTAACCCCGGACGATTAATCCTGGGTCCCCAAAATCAAGTGCTGGCAGGAAAGGACAGCATTACCGACCGGCTTTGTGGTTTAAAATTCAAAATCTCCGCCGCCTCATTTTATCAGGTTAACCCCCGGCAAACCGAAGTCTTATATAACAAGGCTCTGGAGTTTGCTAACCTTAAGGGAGATGAAACAGTTGTTGATGCCTACTGTGGTATAGGCACCATTGCCAGCTTGTTGGCCCGTCATGCTGGTAGTGTTATTGGTTTAGAAATCGTACCCGACGCGGTGACAGATGCCCGAGAGAATGCCAGGTTAAACAATCTATTTAATATTGAATTCTTCAATGGCTCCGTTGAAAGACTATTGCCGGAAATGGTGGCCCGGGGCTTAAGACCTGATCTGGTGGTACTGGACCCGCCGCGCAAGGGATGTGAAAAGGAAGTACTGGAAGCCATACTTAAAACGCAAGTACCCCGGGTGGTTTATGTTTCCTGTGACCCGGCCACCCTGGCCCGGGACCTGGGTATCCTGGCAGGGGCCGGATATGAGCCGGCAGAAGTACAACCGGTGGACATGTTTCCCTGGACCTGTCACGTTGAGTGCGTGGTTTGGCTCAAAAGAAAACACAGCCCATAA
- a CDS encoding IS3 family transposase, giving the protein MTKNQYSDEFKEQIVKECKETGNVALVARRHEIATTTIHTWLKKQRQRGSVKLARTPFDGH; this is encoded by the coding sequence GTGACAAAAAATCAGTACAGTGATGAATTTAAAGAACAAATTGTAAAAGAATGTAAGGAGACAGGCAACGTAGCCTTAGTGGCCCGGAGACATGAGATAGCAACAACTACTATCCATACCTGGCTTAAAAAACAACGCCAAAGAGGTTCCGTAAAACTGGCCCGTACCCCTTTTGATGGACATTAG
- a CDS encoding transposase encodes MAKQYSSEFKMEAIKRVESSEGSIASVAKELGVNTNTLHGWLKKFREKPDVPFPGSGKLSTDDELIKKLERQIRDLREENEILKKAAAYFAKNLK; translated from the coding sequence ATGGCAAAGCAATATAGTTCAGAATTCAAAATGGAAGCCATTAAACGGGTAGAATCCTCTGAAGGTTCCATAGCCTCGGTTGCAAAAGAATTAGGTGTAAACACTAACACGCTACATGGTTGGTTAAAAAAATTTCGTGAGAAGCCTGACGTTCCCTTCCCAGGTAGTGGGAAATTAAGTACGGATGACGAGTTAATTAAAAAGCTTGAGCGCCAGATTCGGGATCTCCGGGAGGAAAATGAGATCTTAAAAAAGGCGGCAGCTTACTTCGCGAAGAACCTGAAGTAA
- a CDS encoding IS3 family transposase — protein MRANRCKFRVAKLCEMLGVSRSGYYAWENRPKSTRDTENEVLKEEIKSIHKKTKQTYGSRKITKELRRKGKLVNHKRVERLMKQEGLRSKVAKKYKATTNSNHHLPVAENILNRQFSAEKPNMKMVSDITYLWTEEGRLYIAGVMDLCGQKIVGLSMSDRMTKELVINALDSACKRYRPAPGMLIHSDRGSQYCSNDYQNYLKKRGFICSMFRKGNCWDNAPMEATIHNR, from the coding sequence ATCAGAGCTAACCGCTGTAAATTCCGGGTGGCGAAGCTGTGCGAAATGCTTGGTGTTTCACGAAGTGGTTATTATGCATGGGAGAATCGCCCGAAAAGTACAAGAGACACAGAAAATGAAGTGCTCAAGGAAGAAATAAAGTCGATACATAAGAAGACAAAGCAAACCTATGGTTCTCGTAAAATTACCAAGGAACTCCGACGTAAAGGTAAATTGGTTAACCATAAGCGTGTAGAGCGACTTATGAAACAGGAAGGCTTGAGATCAAAGGTAGCTAAAAAATATAAGGCAACAACAAATTCAAACCATCACCTGCCAGTGGCGGAGAATATTTTAAACCGTCAGTTTTCAGCAGAAAAACCCAATATGAAAATGGTCAGCGACATAACCTATCTATGGACAGAAGAAGGCCGGCTTTATATAGCTGGGGTGATGGATTTATGTGGTCAAAAAATAGTTGGGCTCTCAATGAGTGATAGAATGACGAAGGAGCTTGTTATCAACGCTCTGGATAGTGCCTGTAAACGGTATAGACCTGCCCCAGGGATGTTAATTCACTCTGATCGTGGTAGCCAATATTGTTCAAACGACTATCAAAATTACCTTAAGAAGCGCGGTTTTATTTGCAGCATGTTCCGGAAAGGAAACTGCTGGGATAATGCCCCAATGGAAGCCACTATCCACAACAGGTAA
- a CDS encoding type II toxin-antitoxin system HicB family antitoxin, with translation MKDLNYYMILSYEIKIRQLTEEEGGGWLAEIPLLPGCMSDGETVEEAMANINDAKKCWIKTCLELGMDIPEPTT, from the coding sequence TTGAAGGACTTGAATTATTACATGATTTTAAGTTATGAAATAAAAATAAGACAACTCACCGAGGAAGAAGGTGGCGGTTGGTTGGCGGAAATTCCTCTCCTTCCTGGGTGTATGTCTGATGGTGAAACTGTGGAAGAAGCCATGGCCAATATCAATGATGCAAAAAAATGTTGGATTAAAACATGTTTGGAACTGGGTATGGATATACCGGAACCTACAACCTAG
- a CDS encoding AbrB/MazE/SpoVT family DNA-binding domain-containing protein, with protein MEVKIISKNYRPKKVRVRSKGQFTIPFEFREKIGIREDTVLDVYNFGKVIIATPEKPVVKELAAAVREGMEEYKVNLDDLLAELREGRHEYSKED; from the coding sequence ATGGAAGTTAAAATTATTTCTAAGAATTATAGGCCAAAGAAGGTGAGAGTAAGGAGTAAAGGCCAATTTACAATTCCCTTTGAGTTTAGAGAAAAGATTGGTATTCGGGAAGATACAGTTCTGGACGTTTACAACTTTGGCAAAGTTATTATCGCCACACCTGAAAAACCGGTGGTAAAAGAATTAGCTGCAGCAGTACGGGAAGGGATGGAGGAATATAAGGTAAACCTGGATGATTTACTGGCAGAACTGCGGGAGGGAAGGCATGAGTACAGTAAAGAAGATTAA
- a CDS encoding PIN domain-containing protein: protein MSTVKKIKVFFDSSVLIAGLASPDGASNMLLILCEMGFITPVISEKVVTEVIRNIEKKLPRCLPYYHKLFKTLPFELADPTPEFIALAQKIINEKDADILSAAMNAEVHYLVSLDKHFIHVDPSALNIKICTPGELLEKIQ from the coding sequence ATGAGTACAGTAAAGAAGATTAAAGTTTTCTTTGACAGCAGCGTGTTGATTGCGGGTCTTGCCTCCCCCGACGGCGCATCAAATATGCTGCTTATTTTATGCGAAATGGGATTTATTACTCCTGTTATCTCAGAAAAAGTGGTAACTGAGGTTATCAGGAATATCGAAAAAAAACTGCCCCGGTGCCTTCCTTATTACCACAAGTTATTTAAAACCCTTCCCTTTGAACTTGCAGACCCTACACCGGAATTTATTGCACTGGCACAAAAAATAATCAACGAAAAGGATGCAGACATCCTTTCCGCGGCAATGAATGCGGAGGTTCACTATTTGGTCAGCCTTGACAAACATTTTATCCATGTAGACCCATCAGCCCTGAATATTAAAATCTGCACCCCCGGTGAATTATTGGAAAAAATTCAATAA
- a CDS encoding AAA family ATPase, translating into MESNIQPKSSFAWTSFYMEFADKLLPYKNNRPQLLELIKDVFDSSGFRYPFTENGQPIDDICPFTVFGCFNKGITNENRIALMKGIGSKLGVKAAVPTEFDGIPVLNNMRAWFFGYKAERKEDDISNLWDVFEAGINYADNPSEVSKAAFIACYDKVRMQLGIKWNLTMGLYWIRPFSYLNLDERNRSYLTQNDAPYYTSIARISNLKQLPGAKTYLELIAACKEIFAISDIPHHSFPELSHAAWTISTSGEQNKKSSSASFLKWFAPLINALKELGGSATPEQARKQIISDLNLPDEIINETRGKTAVKKFDNEVAFARNYLAYEGYIDSSVRGIWSLTEKGRSAPMNDEIASEIFLKWAEIFKKRRESAEDVFINERNTNEKRYWIYAPGNKSSKWEEFYSQGIMGIGWDEMGDLKQYPSKDAMKTKMKELYGAEYSYMNSALATWQFANVIQAGDIVYVKKGMRKVIGRGIVESDYIFDDGREEYKHIRKIKWTHNGEWEHPGQAVMKTLTDITLYTNYVHKLEALFIDDDSTDVPEEKEIVYDPYTEDDFLSEVFMDAGRYSTLVNLLKNKKNIILQGAPGVGKTFAAKRLAFSMMGQKDTSRVMMVQFHQSYSYEDFIMGFRPSKDGFELTPGPFYQFCKAAQDDDERDYFFIIDEINRGNVSKIFGELLMLIEKEKRGEKLRLLYSNELFSVPQNVYIIGMMNTADRSLAIIDYALRRRFAFFELEPAFDSEGFQAIMQQANNPKFNALVEQIKALNEFISKDESLGSGFRIGHSFLCANGEITDEWLEAVIKYELLPLLSEYWFDEPSKVEQWTKRLCGALDD; encoded by the coding sequence ATGGAGTCAAATATCCAACCGAAAAGTTCTTTTGCCTGGACTTCATTTTACATGGAGTTTGCCGACAAGTTATTGCCGTATAAAAACAACCGCCCGCAGCTTCTTGAGCTGATCAAAGATGTCTTTGACAGTTCAGGCTTCCGCTATCCGTTTACGGAAAACGGCCAGCCTATTGACGACATTTGCCCGTTTACCGTATTCGGCTGCTTTAACAAAGGAATAACCAATGAAAACCGTATTGCCCTGATGAAAGGTATCGGCAGCAAACTTGGCGTTAAGGCTGCAGTACCGACAGAATTTGACGGCATTCCGGTATTGAATAACATGAGGGCCTGGTTTTTCGGCTATAAAGCCGAGCGCAAGGAAGATGATATTTCCAACCTGTGGGATGTGTTTGAAGCCGGGATAAACTATGCAGACAACCCGTCGGAAGTCTCTAAGGCGGCATTTATAGCCTGTTACGACAAGGTTAGAATGCAGCTTGGGATCAAGTGGAATCTGACGATGGGGCTGTACTGGATACGCCCGTTTTCCTACTTAAACCTTGATGAACGGAACAGGAGCTACCTGACTCAAAATGATGCTCCCTATTACACGAGCATTGCCAGGATTTCTAATCTAAAGCAGCTTCCCGGGGCAAAAACCTATTTGGAGCTCATCGCTGCCTGCAAAGAAATCTTTGCAATAAGCGACATCCCGCATCACAGTTTTCCCGAGCTGTCCCACGCGGCATGGACGATATCAACTTCAGGAGAGCAGAATAAAAAAAGCTCTTCTGCCAGCTTTCTGAAATGGTTTGCCCCTCTTATCAATGCCCTGAAAGAATTGGGCGGCTCTGCGACCCCGGAACAGGCCCGCAAACAGATAATATCAGACTTGAACCTTCCGGATGAAATCATTAATGAAACACGCGGCAAAACGGCAGTAAAAAAATTTGACAACGAGGTTGCTTTTGCACGAAATTACTTGGCTTATGAAGGGTACATAGATAGTTCCGTCAGGGGTATCTGGTCCCTTACAGAAAAAGGGCGTTCTGCGCCTATGAACGATGAAATCGCCAGTGAAATATTTTTAAAATGGGCAGAGATTTTTAAAAAACGCCGTGAAAGTGCCGAAGATGTTTTTATAAATGAGAGAAATACGAACGAGAAGCGATACTGGATTTATGCTCCCGGCAACAAATCTTCCAAATGGGAGGAGTTTTACTCCCAGGGAATCATGGGCATCGGCTGGGACGAAATGGGCGACCTGAAACAGTATCCCAGCAAGGATGCCATGAAAACCAAAATGAAGGAACTGTACGGCGCGGAATATTCATATATGAACTCGGCCCTGGCCACATGGCAGTTTGCCAATGTGATTCAAGCAGGCGATATCGTTTATGTCAAAAAAGGCATGCGTAAAGTTATCGGCCGCGGCATAGTTGAATCCGACTATATTTTTGATGACGGGCGCGAGGAGTATAAACATATCCGTAAAATTAAATGGACGCATAACGGGGAATGGGAACATCCGGGACAAGCCGTCATGAAAACCCTTACCGACATTACTCTCTACACCAATTACGTACATAAATTGGAAGCTCTTTTTATAGACGATGATTCTACAGATGTTCCGGAAGAAAAGGAAATTGTGTATGATCCTTACACCGAAGATGACTTCCTCAGTGAAGTTTTCATGGATGCGGGACGTTACAGCACATTGGTGAACTTATTGAAAAACAAGAAAAATATCATCCTGCAAGGCGCTCCCGGTGTCGGCAAGACTTTTGCCGCCAAAAGGCTGGCCTTTTCCATGATGGGGCAAAAAGACACAAGCCGGGTAATGATGGTGCAATTCCATCAGAGTTACAGCTATGAAGATTTTATTATGGGCTTCCGCCCGTCCAAAGACGGATTTGAACTTACCCCCGGGCCTTTTTACCAGTTCTGTAAAGCTGCCCAGGATGACGACGAACGGGATTATTTCTTTATTATTGACGAGATCAACCGCGGCAATGTAAGCAAGATTTTCGGCGAGCTGCTTATGCTGATTGAAAAGGAAAAGCGCGGCGAAAAACTGCGCCTGCTCTATTCCAACGAGTTATTTTCCGTTCCCCAAAATGTTTATATTATCGGCATGATGAATACCGCAGACCGCAGCCTTGCCATAATCGACTACGCTCTGAGAAGAAGATTTGCTTTCTTTGAGCTTGAGCCTGCTTTTGACTCCGAAGGATTTCAAGCAATCATGCAGCAAGCAAACAATCCCAAGTTTAATGCCCTTGTGGAGCAAATCAAGGCTTTGAATGAATTCATCAGCAAGGATGAATCTCTTGGCAGCGGGTTCAGAATCGGCCACAGTTTTTTGTGTGCAAATGGGGAAATAACCGATGAATGGCTGGAAGCTGTTATTAAATACGAGCTCTTACCCCTTTTGAGCGAGTATTGGTTTGATGAGCCATCCAAAGTCGAGCAGTGGACAAAAAGGCTGTGTGGTGCCTTAGATGATTAG
- the mcrC gene encoding 5-methylcytosine-specific restriction endonuclease system specificity protein McrC, whose amino-acid sequence MIRIQNIYYMLAYAFQVLNEDGYKKVATEEFAHASDLFAAILAKGIASQIKRGLSREYVSKTEAISSPAGKINVSASVKQNSMLKKQLVCDYDEFTENAYMNKILKTTAMLLIRCPEVSVPHKKSLNKAMLYFSNVDEVAPHRIQWSGIRYHRNNAAYKMLLNICYLVIEGMLLTEQDGSRKLARYVDDQHMHRLYEKFVLEYYRRHFPQFNASAAHIDWDVDGGEIDYLPSMKSDITLRYQGKTLIIDTKYYEHTMQTNSFYNSRTLHSHNMYQIFTYVKNMDAANSGNVSGLLLYAKTDEEIVPDSDYLIGGNRISVKTIDLNTDFSNIAKQLNAIAERLLL is encoded by the coding sequence ATGATTAGAATTCAGAACATTTACTACATGCTTGCTTACGCCTTTCAAGTTTTAAATGAAGACGGCTATAAAAAGGTGGCAACCGAAGAATTCGCCCATGCCTCCGATTTATTTGCGGCGATTCTCGCCAAAGGCATTGCCAGCCAAATCAAAAGGGGCTTGAGCAGGGAGTATGTCAGCAAAACAGAGGCCATTAGCTCACCTGCCGGGAAAATCAATGTTTCCGCCTCTGTAAAGCAAAACTCCATGCTCAAAAAGCAACTGGTCTGCGATTATGATGAGTTTACAGAAAACGCTTATATGAATAAAATCCTCAAAACTACCGCAATGCTTTTAATTCGCTGCCCGGAAGTGTCTGTACCGCATAAAAAGTCTTTAAATAAAGCAATGCTCTATTTCAGCAATGTTGATGAGGTTGCCCCCCACAGGATTCAGTGGTCGGGCATCAGATATCACAGGAATAATGCCGCCTATAAAATGCTGCTGAATATCTGCTATTTGGTTATCGAAGGCATGCTTCTGACGGAGCAGGACGGTTCCCGGAAGCTGGCGCGCTATGTGGACGATCAGCACATGCACAGGCTTTACGAAAAATTTGTGCTGGAGTATTACCGCAGGCATTTCCCGCAATTTAATGCCTCGGCTGCCCATATTGACTGGGATGTCGACGGAGGCGAAATCGATTATTTGCCGTCTATGAAATCAGACATAACTCTCCGATACCAGGGTAAAACCCTCATTATAGACACCAAATATTATGAGCACACGATGCAGACAAACAGCTTTTACAACAGCCGGACGCTCCATTCCCACAACATGTACCAGATTTTTACCTATGTAAAGAACATGGATGCCGCCAATTCCGGTAATGTAAGCGGCCTTTTGCTTTATGCCAAAACCGATGAAGAAATCGTACCGGACAGCGATTATCTGATTGGCGGCAACCGCATAAGTGTCAAAACCATCGACTTGAACACTGACTTTTCCAACATAGCCAAACAATTGAATGCTATAGCGGAAAGGCTGTTATTGTAG